In Candidatus Delongbacteria bacterium, one genomic interval encodes:
- a CDS encoding erythromycin esterase family protein: protein MSFRLPRASRKSLASCWGVLFLLLCLPAGLLAQRPLNLDFELPGAAGPGRPWGWSTGWSAFGQDTGETFALDSLIVHEGRFSLRVFQSDSCSGEPQALLLQLPADFARGHQLSLTAWLRTEDVRGTAQLNLEGWKPMQVAFVDSVAIVGSPDSPRSSDWTRFKLSLGVPDDPELHSIALTVALSGPGRVWFDGLALSVDGRPMDALPTGGDPPDAAQLAWLAGYSQVLDSVDPAADASDLALFRAMVDDARLVGLGESTHGTREFFRLKHRLLRFLVMEAGFRAFAIEANQAAVEQVNDWIQGGPGRAEDVMRTLFKVWNTEEVRALVQWLRDWNLQHPGDSVRFLGYDMQDNRVPADSLRAFLAEHDPGLMPDAERLLGEFVTQPGSFTPDVADSTRARWYDQTRALCALLDSRASDWLGEARTGHDSLRVAWALQNASLLSQAARLNASLYSPDRDSLMAANLDWALRVLVPGRRTVIWAHDMHISRGGDPSLSFNAGAQMGAELDRRHGADYRAFSLLTWQGWYSATRSMSDHRMVRARALPAPAGSAESVLHELPACAAGIGCLVDLRPARQEAGGAWLRQPRPLRSIGYAAWDWGFELQAVLPLEFDGVFLITDSSASHMLR, encoded by the coding sequence ATGAGCTTTCGCCTGCCCCGCGCATCACGCAAGTCCCTGGCCAGCTGTTGGGGAGTGCTGTTCCTGCTGCTGTGTCTGCCGGCCGGGCTGCTGGCCCAGCGTCCGCTGAACCTGGATTTCGAACTGCCGGGCGCCGCCGGTCCCGGGCGACCCTGGGGCTGGAGCACGGGCTGGTCGGCCTTCGGTCAGGACACGGGTGAAACCTTCGCGCTGGATTCTCTGATCGTGCATGAGGGTCGGTTTTCCTTGCGTGTCTTCCAGTCCGACAGCTGTTCAGGGGAGCCGCAAGCGCTGCTGCTGCAATTGCCTGCCGACTTCGCCCGCGGGCACCAGCTGTCCCTGACCGCCTGGCTCAGGACCGAGGATGTTCGCGGCACGGCCCAGCTGAATCTGGAAGGCTGGAAGCCGATGCAGGTGGCATTCGTGGATTCGGTGGCCATCGTCGGGTCGCCCGATTCACCGCGGAGCTCCGACTGGACTCGGTTCAAGCTGAGCCTCGGGGTGCCCGACGATCCCGAACTGCATTCGATCGCCCTCACCGTGGCCCTGAGCGGGCCGGGACGGGTCTGGTTCGACGGACTGGCTCTGAGTGTGGACGGACGGCCCATGGACGCGCTGCCCACCGGGGGCGATCCTCCGGATGCCGCCCAGCTCGCATGGCTTGCCGGATACAGTCAGGTGCTGGACTCCGTGGACCCTGCAGCCGACGCCAGCGATCTGGCCCTGTTCCGGGCGATGGTGGACGATGCCCGGCTGGTGGGACTGGGCGAATCGACCCACGGCACCCGCGAGTTCTTTCGCCTGAAACACCGGCTGCTGCGTTTTCTGGTCATGGAAGCGGGCTTTCGTGCCTTTGCCATCGAAGCCAACCAGGCGGCCGTGGAACAGGTGAACGACTGGATCCAGGGCGGCCCGGGGCGTGCGGAAGACGTGATGCGCACCCTGTTCAAGGTCTGGAACACCGAAGAAGTTCGCGCACTGGTGCAGTGGCTGCGCGACTGGAATCTGCAGCATCCGGGGGACAGCGTGCGGTTTCTGGGCTACGACATGCAGGACAACCGGGTCCCCGCCGATTCGCTGCGCGCCTTCCTGGCAGAGCATGATCCAGGTCTGATGCCCGATGCGGAGCGCCTGCTGGGAGAGTTTGTCACACAGCCCGGTAGCTTCACTCCCGATGTGGCCGACAGCACGCGCGCCCGCTGGTATGACCAGACTCGCGCGCTTTGTGCACTGCTGGATTCAAGGGCAAGCGACTGGCTGGGCGAGGCACGCACAGGGCACGACAGTCTGCGGGTGGCCTGGGCACTCCAGAATGCCAGCCTGCTCAGTCAGGCCGCCCGCTTGAACGCGAGCCTGTACTCGCCCGACCGTGATTCGCTGATGGCCGCCAATCTGGACTGGGCGCTGCGCGTGCTGGTGCCCGGACGGCGCACGGTGATCTGGGCCCATGACATGCACATCAGCCGCGGGGGAGATCCGTCACTCAGTTTCAATGCGGGCGCCCAGATGGGGGCCGAACTGGACCGGCGACACGGGGCCGACTATCGCGCCTTCAGCTTGCTGACCTGGCAGGGCTGGTACAGCGCCACGCGCAGCATGAGTGATCACCGGATGGTGCGCGCGCGTGCCTTGCCCGCCCCCGCCGGTAGCGCCGAGAGCGTGTTGCATGAGCTGCCCGCCTGCGCCGCGGGCATCGGCTGTCTGGTGGACCTGCGACCCG
- the dauA gene encoding C4-dicarboxylic acid transporter DauA: MPHRHKLGTVQPFSALRDALRQRPYDLNSLRADLLAGVSVAIVAIPLAMALAIAVGVPPQYGLYSAIIGGLVAALAGGSRYSISGPTAAFVVVLAPIASTYGMAGLATAGLLAGGLLVAMGLARMGRLVEYVPEPVTVGFTSGIALVIAVLQLNDLLGLGVRGLPEHFLGKVASLLAALPQASWAPLLVAAITLLVKIFWPQKRLLLPGYAPAIFAGTMAALLLAWSGHPVDTIGTRFAYVIDGMSGHGIPQAMPRLALPWLLPGPEGGSFILDMATFRALLPAAVTIAMLGAIESLLCAVVLDRSTRTRHHSNGELVGAGMANMVAPFFGGIPVTAAIARSVVNVKAGARTPLAAAFHALFVLLGVLLMAPLLAFVPMAAMAAVLLVVAWNMSEAHTALLLMRRASRADRLVLLVCFSLTVIFDMVIAIGVGMVLAAFLFMRDIARFTQVRELDSDPVLATTPLPEGWRVVSINGAMFFAAAERILAQLLEQSPDGSGLIIDGDGITLLDAGGVSALERFEEECEERRIRVLLSGLTAQPARAARDARIGQKPGVLSLLPHLSIAVETARNEETTAGKRS; encoded by the coding sequence TTGCCGCACCGTCACAAGCTGGGCACGGTCCAGCCATTCAGCGCGCTGCGTGATGCGCTGCGCCAGCGGCCCTACGATCTCAATTCCCTGCGCGCGGATCTGCTCGCCGGAGTCTCGGTGGCCATCGTGGCCATTCCGCTGGCCATGGCGCTGGCCATCGCGGTGGGCGTGCCACCCCAGTACGGACTGTATTCGGCGATCATCGGGGGTCTGGTAGCCGCCCTCGCCGGTGGCTCACGCTACAGCATCAGTGGCCCCACCGCGGCATTCGTGGTGGTGCTGGCCCCCATCGCCAGCACCTACGGCATGGCCGGTCTGGCCACCGCGGGCCTGCTGGCCGGCGGACTGCTGGTGGCCATGGGCCTGGCCCGCATGGGACGGCTGGTGGAGTACGTGCCCGAACCGGTCACGGTGGGCTTCACCAGCGGCATCGCGCTGGTCATCGCCGTGTTGCAGCTGAACGATCTGCTGGGGCTGGGCGTGCGCGGGCTGCCCGAGCACTTCCTGGGCAAGGTGGCCAGTCTGCTGGCCGCCCTGCCACAGGCCAGCTGGGCGCCCCTGCTGGTGGCGGCGATCACGCTGCTGGTCAAGATCTTCTGGCCCCAGAAGCGGCTGCTGCTGCCCGGCTACGCGCCCGCGATCTTCGCCGGTACCATGGCCGCCCTGCTGCTGGCCTGGAGCGGGCATCCGGTGGACACCATCGGCACCCGTTTCGCGTATGTGATTGACGGCATGAGCGGACACGGCATTCCCCAGGCCATGCCCCGGCTCGCCTTGCCCTGGCTGCTGCCCGGTCCCGAGGGCGGCAGTTTCATTCTGGACATGGCCACCTTTCGCGCCCTGCTGCCCGCCGCGGTCACCATCGCCATGCTGGGTGCCATCGAATCCCTGCTGTGTGCGGTGGTGCTGGACCGCTCGACGCGCACGCGCCACCATTCCAACGGCGAACTGGTGGGCGCCGGCATGGCCAACATGGTCGCGCCCTTTTTCGGCGGCATTCCGGTGACGGCCGCGATCGCGCGCTCGGTGGTCAACGTCAAGGCCGGAGCACGCACTCCGCTGGCGGCAGCCTTTCACGCGCTCTTCGTGCTGCTGGGCGTGTTGCTGATGGCGCCCCTGCTGGCGTTCGTGCCCATGGCCGCGATGGCCGCCGTGCTGCTGGTGGTGGCCTGGAACATGAGCGAGGCGCACACGGCCCTGCTGCTGATGCGCCGGGCCTCGCGCGCCGACCGCCTGGTGCTGCTGGTCTGCTTCTCGCTGACCGTGATCTTCGACATGGTGATCGCCATCGGAGTGGGCATGGTGCTGGCCGCGTTCCTCTTCATGCGGGACATCGCGCGCTTCACCCAGGTGCGCGAGCTGGACAGCGATCCGGTTCTGGCCACCACTCCGCTGCCCGAAGGCTGGCGCGTGGTCAGCATCAACGGAGCCATGTTCTTCGCGGCCGCCGAGCGCATTCTGGCCCAGCTGCTGGAGCAGAGCCCGGACGGCAGCGGCCTGATCATCGATGGCGATGGCATCACCCTGCTGGACGCGGGCGGCGTGAGCGCTCTCGAGCGCTTCGAGGAGGAGTGCGAGGAACGGAGGATCCGTGTGCTGTTGAGCGGCCTGACCGCCCAGCCCGCGCGTGCCGCCCGGGACGCGCGCATCGGCCAGAAGCCCGGAGTGCTCAGCCTGCTGCCTCACCTTTCCATCGCCGTCGAGACGGCCCGCAACGAGGAAACGACGGCGGGCAAGCGGTCCTGA